The following are encoded together in the Bos indicus isolate NIAB-ARS_2022 breed Sahiwal x Tharparkar chromosome 27, NIAB-ARS_B.indTharparkar_mat_pri_1.0, whole genome shotgun sequence genome:
- the FGFR1 gene encoding fibroblast growth factor receptor 1 isoform X9, which translates to MWSRKCLLFWAVLVTATLCTAKPAPTLPEQDALPSSEDDDDDDDSSSEEKETDNTKPNRMPVAPYWTSPEKMEKKLHAVPAAKTVKFKCPSSGTPNPTLRWLKNGKEFKPDHRIGGYKVRYATWSIIMDSVVPSDKGNYTCIVENEYGSINHTYQLDVVERSPHRPILQAGLPANKTVALGSNVEFMCKVYSDPQPHIQWLKHIEVNGSKIGPDNLPYVQILKTAGVNTTDKEMEVLHLRNVSFEDAGEYTCLAGNSIGLSHHSAWLTVLEALEERPAVMTSPLYLEIIIYCTGAFLISCMVGSVIIYKMKSGTKKSDFHSQMAVHKLAKSIPLRRQVTVSADSSASMNSGVLLVRPSRLSSSGTPMLAGVSEYELPEDPRWELPRDRLVLGKPLGEGCFGQVVLAEAIGLDKDKPNRVTKVAVKMLKSDATEKDLSDLISEMEMMKMIGKHKNIINLLGACTQDGPLYVIVEYASKGNLREYLQARRPPGLEYCYNPSHHPEEQLSSKDLVSCAYQVARGMEYLASKKCIHRDLAARNVLVTEDNVMKIADFGLARDIHHIDYYKKTTNGRLPVKWMAPEALFDRIYTHQSDVWSFGVLLWEIFTLGGSPYPGVPVEELFKLLKEGHRMDKPSNCTNELYMMMRDCWHAVPSQRPTFKQLVEDLDRIVALTSNQEYLDLSMPLDQYSPSFPDTRSSTCSSGEDSVFSHEPLPEEPCLPRHPAQLANGGLKRR; encoded by the exons ATGCGCTCCCCTCGTCGGAGGACGATGATGACGACGATGACTCCTCTtcggaggagaaggaaacagataacACCAAACCAAACCGTATGC CCGTGGCTCCGTACTGGACGTCAccagaaaagatggaaaagaaactgCACGCAGTGCCAGCTGCCAAGACAGTGAAGTTCAAATGCCCTTCCAGTGGGACCCCGAACCCCACACTGCGCTGGCTGAAAAACGGCAAAGAATTCAAGCCCGACCACAGGATCGGAGGCTACAAG GTCCGTTATGCCACCTGGAGCATCATTATGGACTCCGTGGTGCCTTCGGATAAGGGCAACTACACCTGCATCGTGGAGAACGAATACGGCAGCATCAACCATACCTACCAGCTTGATGTTGTGG AGCGGTCCCCTCACCGGCCCATCCTGCAGGCGGGCTTGCCAGCCAACAAGACGGTGGCCCTGGGCAGCAACGTGGAGTTCATGTGCAAGGTGTACAGTGACCCGCAGCCCCACATCCAGTGGCTGAAGCACATTGAGGTGAACGGGAGTAAGATTGGGCCGGACAACCTGCCTTATGTCCAGATCTTGAAG ACGGCCGGAGTTAACACCACCGACAAAGAGATGGAGGTGCTGCACTTAAGGAATGTCTCCTTTGAGGACGCGGGGGAGTATACATGCTTGGCGGGTAACTCTATCGGACTCTCCCATCACTCTGCATGGCTGACCGTTCTGGAAG CCCTGGAAGAGAGACCGGCGGTGATGACCTCGCCGCTGTACCTGGAGATCATCATCTATTGCACGGGGGCCTTCCTCATCTCCTGCATGGTGGGGTCTGTCATCATCTACAAGATGAAGAGCGGCACAAAGAAGAGTGACTTCCACAGCCAGATGGCCGTGCACAAGCTGGCCAAGAGCATCCCTCTGCGCAGACAGGTAACAG TGTCGGCTGACTCCAGCGCGTCCATGAACTCCGGGGTCCTGCTAGTTCGGCCCTCGCGTCTCTCCTCCAGCGGCACCCCTATGCTGGCCGGGGTCTCTGAATATGAGCTTCCCGAAGACCCTCGCTGGGAGCTGCCTCGGGACAG ACTGGTTTTAGGCAAGCCCCTGGGAGAGGGCTGCTTTGGGCAGGTGGTGTTGGCGGAGGCCATCGGGCTGGACAAGGACAAACCCAACCGTGTGACCAAAGTGGCCGTGAAGATGCTAAAGT CGGATGCAACAGAGAAAGACCTGTCGGACCTGATCTCCGAGATGGAGATGATGAAGATGATTGGAAAACACAAGAACATCATCAACCTGCTGGGGGCCTGTACACAGGATG GTCCCTTGTATGTCATCGTGGAGTACGCCTCCAAGGGCAATCTCCGAGAGTACCTGCAGGCCCGGAGGCCGCCAGGGCTGGAGTACTGCTACAACCCCAGCCACCACCCCGAGGAGCAGCTCTCCTCCAAGGACCTGGTGTCCTGCGCCTACCAGGTGGCCCGAGGCATGGAGTATCTTGCCTCCAAGAAG TGCATCCACCGGGACCTGGCCGCCAGGAACGTCCTAGTGACGGAGGACAACGTGATGAAGATCGCGGACTTCGGTCTTGCTCGAGACATCCACCACATCGACTACTATAAAAAGACAACCAAC GGCCGACTGCCCGTCAAATGGATGGCACCGGAGGCCTTGTTTGACCGGATCTACACCCACCAGAGCGACGT GTGGTCTTTTGGGGTGCTCCTCTGGGAAATCTTCACTCTGGGCGGCTCCCCATACCCTGGGGTCCCCGTGGAGGAGCTTTTCAAGCTGCTGAAGGAGGGTCATCGTATGGACAAGCCCAGTAACTGCACCAACGAGCT CTACATGATGATGAGAGATTGCTGGCACGCGGTCCCCTCTCAGAGACCCACCTTCAAGCAGCTGGTGGAAGACCTGGACCGCATCGTGGCCTTGACCTCCAACCAG GAGTACCTGGACCTGTCAATGCCCCTGGACCAATACTCCCCCAGCTTCCCCGACACCCGCAGCTCCACCTGCTCCTCCGGGGAGGATTCCGTCTTTTCTCACGAGCCCTTGCCCGAGGAACCCTGCCTGCCCCGACACCCGGCCCAGCTGGCCAACGGCGGACTCAAACGGCGCTGA
- the FGFR1 gene encoding fibroblast growth factor receptor 1 isoform X10, translated as MWSRKCLLFWAVLVTATLCTAKPAPTLPEQDALPSSEDDDDDDDSSSEEKETDNTKPNPVAPYWTSPEKMEKKLHAVPAAKTVKFKCPSSGTPNPTLRWLKNGKEFKPDHRIGGYKVRYATWSIIMDSVVPSDKGNYTCIVENEYGSINHTYQLDVVERSPHRPILQAGLPANKTVALGSNVEFMCKVYSDPQPHIQWLKHIEVNGSKIGPDNLPYVQILKHSGINSSDAEVLTLFNVTEAQSGEYVCKVSNYIGEANQSAWLTVTRPVAKALEERPAVMTSPLYLEIIIYCTGAFLISCMVGSVIIYKMKSGTKKSDFHSQMAVHKLAKSIPLRRQVTVSADSSASMNSGVLLVRPSRLSSSGTPMLAGVSEYELPEDPRWELPRDRLVLGKPLGEGCFGQVVLAEAIGLDKDKPNRVTKVAVKMLKSDATEKDLSDLISEMEMMKMIGKHKNIINLLGACTQDGPLYVIVEYASKGNLREYLQARRPPGLEYCYNPSHHPEEQLSSKDLVSCAYQVARGMEYLASKKCIHRDLAARNVLVTEDNVMKIADFGLARDIHHIDYYKKTTNGRLPVKWMAPEALFDRIYTHQSDVWSFGVLLWEIFTLGGSPYPGVPVEELFKLLKEGHRMDKPSNCTNELYMMMRDCWHAVPSQRPTFKQLVEDLDRIVALTSNQEYLDLSMPLDQYSPSFPDTRSSTCSSGEDSVFSHEPLPEEPCLPRHPAQLANGGLKRR; from the exons ATGCGCTCCCCTCGTCGGAGGACGATGATGACGACGATGACTCCTCTtcggaggagaaggaaacagataacACCAAACCAAACC CCGTGGCTCCGTACTGGACGTCAccagaaaagatggaaaagaaactgCACGCAGTGCCAGCTGCCAAGACAGTGAAGTTCAAATGCCCTTCCAGTGGGACCCCGAACCCCACACTGCGCTGGCTGAAAAACGGCAAAGAATTCAAGCCCGACCACAGGATCGGAGGCTACAAG GTCCGTTATGCCACCTGGAGCATCATTATGGACTCCGTGGTGCCTTCGGATAAGGGCAACTACACCTGCATCGTGGAGAACGAATACGGCAGCATCAACCATACCTACCAGCTTGATGTTGTGG AGCGGTCCCCTCACCGGCCCATCCTGCAGGCGGGCTTGCCAGCCAACAAGACGGTGGCCCTGGGCAGCAACGTGGAGTTCATGTGCAAGGTGTACAGTGACCCGCAGCCCCACATCCAGTGGCTGAAGCACATTGAGGTGAACGGGAGTAAGATTGGGCCGGACAACCTGCCTTATGTCCAGATCTTGAAG CATTCGGGGATAAATAGCTCGGATGCGGAGGTCCTGACCCTGTTCAATGTGACAGAGGCCCAGAGCGGGGAGTATGTGTGTAAGGTTTCCAATTATATTGGTGAAGCTAACCAGTCTGCGTGGCTCACAGTCACCAGACCTGTGGCAAAAG CCCTGGAAGAGAGACCGGCGGTGATGACCTCGCCGCTGTACCTGGAGATCATCATCTATTGCACGGGGGCCTTCCTCATCTCCTGCATGGTGGGGTCTGTCATCATCTACAAGATGAAGAGCGGCACAAAGAAGAGTGACTTCCACAGCCAGATGGCCGTGCACAAGCTGGCCAAGAGCATCCCTCTGCGCAGACAGGTAACAG TGTCGGCTGACTCCAGCGCGTCCATGAACTCCGGGGTCCTGCTAGTTCGGCCCTCGCGTCTCTCCTCCAGCGGCACCCCTATGCTGGCCGGGGTCTCTGAATATGAGCTTCCCGAAGACCCTCGCTGGGAGCTGCCTCGGGACAG ACTGGTTTTAGGCAAGCCCCTGGGAGAGGGCTGCTTTGGGCAGGTGGTGTTGGCGGAGGCCATCGGGCTGGACAAGGACAAACCCAACCGTGTGACCAAAGTGGCCGTGAAGATGCTAAAGT CGGATGCAACAGAGAAAGACCTGTCGGACCTGATCTCCGAGATGGAGATGATGAAGATGATTGGAAAACACAAGAACATCATCAACCTGCTGGGGGCCTGTACACAGGATG GTCCCTTGTATGTCATCGTGGAGTACGCCTCCAAGGGCAATCTCCGAGAGTACCTGCAGGCCCGGAGGCCGCCAGGGCTGGAGTACTGCTACAACCCCAGCCACCACCCCGAGGAGCAGCTCTCCTCCAAGGACCTGGTGTCCTGCGCCTACCAGGTGGCCCGAGGCATGGAGTATCTTGCCTCCAAGAAG TGCATCCACCGGGACCTGGCCGCCAGGAACGTCCTAGTGACGGAGGACAACGTGATGAAGATCGCGGACTTCGGTCTTGCTCGAGACATCCACCACATCGACTACTATAAAAAGACAACCAAC GGCCGACTGCCCGTCAAATGGATGGCACCGGAGGCCTTGTTTGACCGGATCTACACCCACCAGAGCGACGT GTGGTCTTTTGGGGTGCTCCTCTGGGAAATCTTCACTCTGGGCGGCTCCCCATACCCTGGGGTCCCCGTGGAGGAGCTTTTCAAGCTGCTGAAGGAGGGTCATCGTATGGACAAGCCCAGTAACTGCACCAACGAGCT CTACATGATGATGAGAGATTGCTGGCACGCGGTCCCCTCTCAGAGACCCACCTTCAAGCAGCTGGTGGAAGACCTGGACCGCATCGTGGCCTTGACCTCCAACCAG GAGTACCTGGACCTGTCAATGCCCCTGGACCAATACTCCCCCAGCTTCCCCGACACCCGCAGCTCCACCTGCTCCTCCGGGGAGGATTCCGTCTTTTCTCACGAGCCCTTGCCCGAGGAACCCTGCCTGCCCCGACACCCGGCCCAGCTGGCCAACGGCGGACTCAAACGGCGCTGA
- the FGFR1 gene encoding fibroblast growth factor receptor 1 isoform X8, which yields MWSRKCLLFWAVLVTATLCTAKPAPTLPEQDALPSSEDDDDDDDSSSEEKETDNTKPNRMPVAPYWTSPEKMEKKLHAVPAAKTVKFKCPSSGTPNPTLRWLKNGKEFKPDHRIGGYKVRYATWSIIMDSVVPSDKGNYTCIVENEYGSINHTYQLDVVERSPHRPILQAGLPANKTVALGSNVEFMCKVYSDPQPHIQWLKHIEVNGSKIGPDNLPYVQILKHSGINSSDAEVLTLFNVTEAQSGEYVCKVSNYIGEANQSAWLTVTRPVAKALEERPAVMTSPLYLEIIIYCTGAFLISCMVGSVIIYKMKSGTKKSDFHSQMAVHKLAKSIPLRRQVTVSADSSASMNSGVLLVRPSRLSSSGTPMLAGVSEYELPEDPRWELPRDRLVLGKPLGEGCFGQVVLAEAIGLDKDKPNRVTKVAVKMLKSDATEKDLSDLISEMEMMKMIGKHKNIINLLGACTQDGPLYVIVEYASKGNLREYLQARRPPGLEYCYNPSHHPEEQLSSKDLVSCAYQVARGMEYLASKKCIHRDLAARNVLVTEDNVMKIADFGLARDIHHIDYYKKTTNGRLPVKWMAPEALFDRIYTHQSDVWSFGVLLWEIFTLGGSPYPGVPVEELFKLLKEGHRMDKPSNCTNELYMMMRDCWHAVPSQRPTFKQLVEDLDRIVALTSNQEYLDLSMPLDQYSPSFPDTRSSTCSSGEDSVFSHEPLPEEPCLPRHPAQLANGGLKRR from the exons ATGCGCTCCCCTCGTCGGAGGACGATGATGACGACGATGACTCCTCTtcggaggagaaggaaacagataacACCAAACCAAACCGTATGC CCGTGGCTCCGTACTGGACGTCAccagaaaagatggaaaagaaactgCACGCAGTGCCAGCTGCCAAGACAGTGAAGTTCAAATGCCCTTCCAGTGGGACCCCGAACCCCACACTGCGCTGGCTGAAAAACGGCAAAGAATTCAAGCCCGACCACAGGATCGGAGGCTACAAG GTCCGTTATGCCACCTGGAGCATCATTATGGACTCCGTGGTGCCTTCGGATAAGGGCAACTACACCTGCATCGTGGAGAACGAATACGGCAGCATCAACCATACCTACCAGCTTGATGTTGTGG AGCGGTCCCCTCACCGGCCCATCCTGCAGGCGGGCTTGCCAGCCAACAAGACGGTGGCCCTGGGCAGCAACGTGGAGTTCATGTGCAAGGTGTACAGTGACCCGCAGCCCCACATCCAGTGGCTGAAGCACATTGAGGTGAACGGGAGTAAGATTGGGCCGGACAACCTGCCTTATGTCCAGATCTTGAAG CATTCGGGGATAAATAGCTCGGATGCGGAGGTCCTGACCCTGTTCAATGTGACAGAGGCCCAGAGCGGGGAGTATGTGTGTAAGGTTTCCAATTATATTGGTGAAGCTAACCAGTCTGCGTGGCTCACAGTCACCAGACCTGTGGCAAAAG CCCTGGAAGAGAGACCGGCGGTGATGACCTCGCCGCTGTACCTGGAGATCATCATCTATTGCACGGGGGCCTTCCTCATCTCCTGCATGGTGGGGTCTGTCATCATCTACAAGATGAAGAGCGGCACAAAGAAGAGTGACTTCCACAGCCAGATGGCCGTGCACAAGCTGGCCAAGAGCATCCCTCTGCGCAGACAGGTAACAG TGTCGGCTGACTCCAGCGCGTCCATGAACTCCGGGGTCCTGCTAGTTCGGCCCTCGCGTCTCTCCTCCAGCGGCACCCCTATGCTGGCCGGGGTCTCTGAATATGAGCTTCCCGAAGACCCTCGCTGGGAGCTGCCTCGGGACAG ACTGGTTTTAGGCAAGCCCCTGGGAGAGGGCTGCTTTGGGCAGGTGGTGTTGGCGGAGGCCATCGGGCTGGACAAGGACAAACCCAACCGTGTGACCAAAGTGGCCGTGAAGATGCTAAAGT CGGATGCAACAGAGAAAGACCTGTCGGACCTGATCTCCGAGATGGAGATGATGAAGATGATTGGAAAACACAAGAACATCATCAACCTGCTGGGGGCCTGTACACAGGATG GTCCCTTGTATGTCATCGTGGAGTACGCCTCCAAGGGCAATCTCCGAGAGTACCTGCAGGCCCGGAGGCCGCCAGGGCTGGAGTACTGCTACAACCCCAGCCACCACCCCGAGGAGCAGCTCTCCTCCAAGGACCTGGTGTCCTGCGCCTACCAGGTGGCCCGAGGCATGGAGTATCTTGCCTCCAAGAAG TGCATCCACCGGGACCTGGCCGCCAGGAACGTCCTAGTGACGGAGGACAACGTGATGAAGATCGCGGACTTCGGTCTTGCTCGAGACATCCACCACATCGACTACTATAAAAAGACAACCAAC GGCCGACTGCCCGTCAAATGGATGGCACCGGAGGCCTTGTTTGACCGGATCTACACCCACCAGAGCGACGT GTGGTCTTTTGGGGTGCTCCTCTGGGAAATCTTCACTCTGGGCGGCTCCCCATACCCTGGGGTCCCCGTGGAGGAGCTTTTCAAGCTGCTGAAGGAGGGTCATCGTATGGACAAGCCCAGTAACTGCACCAACGAGCT CTACATGATGATGAGAGATTGCTGGCACGCGGTCCCCTCTCAGAGACCCACCTTCAAGCAGCTGGTGGAAGACCTGGACCGCATCGTGGCCTTGACCTCCAACCAG GAGTACCTGGACCTGTCAATGCCCCTGGACCAATACTCCCCCAGCTTCCCCGACACCCGCAGCTCCACCTGCTCCTCCGGGGAGGATTCCGTCTTTTCTCACGAGCCCTTGCCCGAGGAACCCTGCCTGCCCCGACACCCGGCCCAGCTGGCCAACGGCGGACTCAAACGGCGCTGA
- the FGFR1 gene encoding fibroblast growth factor receptor 1 isoform X12 produces MWSRKCLLFWAVLVTATLCTAKPAPTLPEQDALPSSEDDDDDDDSSSEEKETDNTKPNPVAPYWTSPEKMEKKLHAVPAAKTVKFKCPSSGTPNPTLRWLKNGKEFKPDHRIGGYKVRYATWSIIMDSVVPSDKGNYTCIVENEYGSINHTYQLDVVERSPHRPILQAGLPANKTVALGSNVEFMCKVYSDPQPHIQWLKHIEVNGSKIGPDNLPYVQILKTAGVNTTDKEMEVLHLRNVSFEDAGEYTCLAGNSIGLSHHSAWLTVLEALEERPAVMTSPLYLEIIIYCTGAFLISCMVGSVIIYKMKSGTKKSDFHSQMAVHKLAKSIPLRRQVSADSSASMNSGVLLVRPSRLSSSGTPMLAGVSEYELPEDPRWELPRDRLVLGKPLGEGCFGQVVLAEAIGLDKDKPNRVTKVAVKMLKSDATEKDLSDLISEMEMMKMIGKHKNIINLLGACTQDGPLYVIVEYASKGNLREYLQARRPPGLEYCYNPSHHPEEQLSSKDLVSCAYQVARGMEYLASKKCIHRDLAARNVLVTEDNVMKIADFGLARDIHHIDYYKKTTNGRLPVKWMAPEALFDRIYTHQSDVWSFGVLLWEIFTLGGSPYPGVPVEELFKLLKEGHRMDKPSNCTNELYMMMRDCWHAVPSQRPTFKQLVEDLDRIVALTSNQEYLDLSMPLDQYSPSFPDTRSSTCSSGEDSVFSHEPLPEEPCLPRHPAQLANGGLKRR; encoded by the exons ATGCGCTCCCCTCGTCGGAGGACGATGATGACGACGATGACTCCTCTtcggaggagaaggaaacagataacACCAAACCAAACC CCGTGGCTCCGTACTGGACGTCAccagaaaagatggaaaagaaactgCACGCAGTGCCAGCTGCCAAGACAGTGAAGTTCAAATGCCCTTCCAGTGGGACCCCGAACCCCACACTGCGCTGGCTGAAAAACGGCAAAGAATTCAAGCCCGACCACAGGATCGGAGGCTACAAG GTCCGTTATGCCACCTGGAGCATCATTATGGACTCCGTGGTGCCTTCGGATAAGGGCAACTACACCTGCATCGTGGAGAACGAATACGGCAGCATCAACCATACCTACCAGCTTGATGTTGTGG AGCGGTCCCCTCACCGGCCCATCCTGCAGGCGGGCTTGCCAGCCAACAAGACGGTGGCCCTGGGCAGCAACGTGGAGTTCATGTGCAAGGTGTACAGTGACCCGCAGCCCCACATCCAGTGGCTGAAGCACATTGAGGTGAACGGGAGTAAGATTGGGCCGGACAACCTGCCTTATGTCCAGATCTTGAAG ACGGCCGGAGTTAACACCACCGACAAAGAGATGGAGGTGCTGCACTTAAGGAATGTCTCCTTTGAGGACGCGGGGGAGTATACATGCTTGGCGGGTAACTCTATCGGACTCTCCCATCACTCTGCATGGCTGACCGTTCTGGAAG CCCTGGAAGAGAGACCGGCGGTGATGACCTCGCCGCTGTACCTGGAGATCATCATCTATTGCACGGGGGCCTTCCTCATCTCCTGCATGGTGGGGTCTGTCATCATCTACAAGATGAAGAGCGGCACAAAGAAGAGTGACTTCCACAGCCAGATGGCCGTGCACAAGCTGGCCAAGAGCATCCCTCTGCGCAGACAG GTGTCGGCTGACTCCAGCGCGTCCATGAACTCCGGGGTCCTGCTAGTTCGGCCCTCGCGTCTCTCCTCCAGCGGCACCCCTATGCTGGCCGGGGTCTCTGAATATGAGCTTCCCGAAGACCCTCGCTGGGAGCTGCCTCGGGACAG ACTGGTTTTAGGCAAGCCCCTGGGAGAGGGCTGCTTTGGGCAGGTGGTGTTGGCGGAGGCCATCGGGCTGGACAAGGACAAACCCAACCGTGTGACCAAAGTGGCCGTGAAGATGCTAAAGT CGGATGCAACAGAGAAAGACCTGTCGGACCTGATCTCCGAGATGGAGATGATGAAGATGATTGGAAAACACAAGAACATCATCAACCTGCTGGGGGCCTGTACACAGGATG GTCCCTTGTATGTCATCGTGGAGTACGCCTCCAAGGGCAATCTCCGAGAGTACCTGCAGGCCCGGAGGCCGCCAGGGCTGGAGTACTGCTACAACCCCAGCCACCACCCCGAGGAGCAGCTCTCCTCCAAGGACCTGGTGTCCTGCGCCTACCAGGTGGCCCGAGGCATGGAGTATCTTGCCTCCAAGAAG TGCATCCACCGGGACCTGGCCGCCAGGAACGTCCTAGTGACGGAGGACAACGTGATGAAGATCGCGGACTTCGGTCTTGCTCGAGACATCCACCACATCGACTACTATAAAAAGACAACCAAC GGCCGACTGCCCGTCAAATGGATGGCACCGGAGGCCTTGTTTGACCGGATCTACACCCACCAGAGCGACGT GTGGTCTTTTGGGGTGCTCCTCTGGGAAATCTTCACTCTGGGCGGCTCCCCATACCCTGGGGTCCCCGTGGAGGAGCTTTTCAAGCTGCTGAAGGAGGGTCATCGTATGGACAAGCCCAGTAACTGCACCAACGAGCT CTACATGATGATGAGAGATTGCTGGCACGCGGTCCCCTCTCAGAGACCCACCTTCAAGCAGCTGGTGGAAGACCTGGACCGCATCGTGGCCTTGACCTCCAACCAG GAGTACCTGGACCTGTCAATGCCCCTGGACCAATACTCCCCCAGCTTCCCCGACACCCGCAGCTCCACCTGCTCCTCCGGGGAGGATTCCGTCTTTTCTCACGAGCCCTTGCCCGAGGAACCCTGCCTGCCCCGACACCCGGCCCAGCTGGCCAACGGCGGACTCAAACGGCGCTGA